One Nostoc sp. UHCC 0302 DNA window includes the following coding sequences:
- a CDS encoding ATP-binding protein, translated as MSPNTWVRKRWRKTRSKYQQQLQPRRFIPFLILGSSILAVAAIKITSYKYLRNLILESLESNAQLQVHIAVVKVDDWLATWKAEVETIANTPEVRSMKWTSAKSYLQLEQKRLPGFSFTIANLDGSFYTTDRDFVKGKSISDRAYFPRAIAGEVFVDNPVISRTSGKREVNVAAPIFSIPTTYPSQLSAESAASDTCNREELKSVADSQNRPKPIGILVGSISIDQISKVLAKATEEEGSYAFVLDSQGSPIAYDYEYGEKSIHKTQKKPSSYLQGIGRETDKCKKIDIHNVEIEGQQVYVAYAHLKRAGWSIALVLPKSNLERKLNSLNHLVFVFAILLAVATLIAVQWLLSFERTRIRAEQEALFNRLSRRIRESLDLQTTLQTTVDEIASVLHLDQVIFGRYDQDDHSLEVVCEHRQPDQQTLLGVLSLEPLGDLAAYLEQGKIARCNDVVTAPDLSATVQAAYLQMGIISYVALPVLIPDDETPSYLTCIRSSPWSWQICEVELLQVIADQLAIAIKQSRLYAQTERQVQVVSTQAQQLAATSTQLQDALGRVNAIIKSLADALLVVDSEGKITQVNPALLHLFDLEDAKLVGQDCQAVLPRAFVDLLTQTKRNTEEVVTSEVELAHQRIGEAVAAAILKDSDPTVEEKNLLIGWVILIRDITFAKEVDRMKTDFISTVSHELRTPLTSVIGFAKLIKKKLEETVFPLVTTDNKKVQRSVQQVSDNINIIVEEGERLKNLINDVLDLAKMEAGKVDWQMNPLSVKELLERAIAATAALFEQKQLELIQEIEPGLPEVIGDRDRVIQVAINLISNAVKFTDEGYIICRARRTGQETTVSIIDTGMGIAKEDEPKVFEKFKQVGDTLTDKPKGTGLGLPICKEIVEHHGGRIWVESEFGRGSNFSFTLPNLIEPQPGSKTVDVETFL; from the coding sequence ATGAGTCCTAATACTTGGGTACGAAAAAGATGGCGGAAGACACGGAGCAAATATCAGCAACAATTGCAACCCCGCCGTTTCATTCCGTTTTTGATCCTCGGTAGCAGCATTTTAGCGGTAGCAGCAATAAAAATTACTAGTTATAAGTATCTTCGCAACCTCATCCTCGAAAGCTTGGAGTCAAATGCACAACTGCAAGTGCATATAGCAGTGGTTAAAGTTGATGATTGGCTTGCTACTTGGAAGGCAGAAGTAGAAACAATCGCCAATACCCCCGAAGTCCGTTCGATGAAATGGACGAGCGCAAAATCTTATCTGCAACTAGAGCAGAAGCGGTTGCCAGGTTTTTCGTTTACGATCGCAAATCTTGATGGCTCTTTTTACACTACAGATCGTGACTTTGTTAAGGGCAAAAGTATAAGCGATCGCGCTTACTTTCCACGCGCAATAGCGGGAGAAGTCTTTGTCGATAATCCCGTGATTTCACGCACGTCAGGCAAGCGCGAAGTGAATGTTGCAGCTCCGATATTTTCGATTCCCACTACCTATCCCAGTCAACTCTCAGCAGAAAGCGCTGCCAGTGATACTTGCAATCGCGAAGAGTTGAAGTCGGTTGCAGATTCACAAAATAGACCTAAACCTATTGGTATACTGGTGGGTTCAATTTCTATAGACCAGATTTCAAAGGTTCTTGCTAAAGCAACCGAGGAAGAAGGCAGTTATGCATTTGTCCTCGATTCTCAAGGCTCACCCATTGCCTATGACTACGAATACGGTGAAAAATCGATTCACAAAACGCAGAAAAAACCAAGCTCCTATTTACAGGGTATTGGTAGAGAAACTGACAAGTGCAAAAAAATAGATATACACAATGTGGAAATTGAAGGTCAGCAGGTTTATGTAGCCTACGCCCACCTCAAAAGAGCAGGCTGGTCTATTGCCTTGGTTCTTCCCAAATCTAATTTGGAGCGAAAACTGAATTCTCTTAACCATCTAGTCTTTGTGTTCGCAATACTCTTGGCTGTAGCAACTTTAATTGCTGTGCAGTGGCTCCTATCATTTGAGCGTACCCGCATCCGTGCTGAGCAGGAGGCACTTTTTAATCGCCTTAGCAGGCGCATTCGGGAGTCTTTGGATCTGCAAACCACATTGCAAACAACGGTTGATGAAATTGCTAGTGTCCTCCATTTAGACCAGGTGATTTTTGGCAGGTATGATCAGGATGACCATAGCTTAGAAGTTGTTTGCGAACATAGGCAACCAGATCAACAGACTTTGCTGGGAGTATTGAGTCTCGAACCGCTTGGTGACTTAGCTGCTTATCTGGAGCAAGGCAAAATTGCGCGTTGCAATGATGTCGTTACGGCACCTGATTTGTCAGCAACGGTGCAAGCAGCCTATTTACAAATGGGAATTATTAGTTATGTAGCTTTGCCCGTATTGATTCCTGACGATGAAACCCCTAGTTATTTAACCTGCATTCGCAGCAGTCCTTGGAGTTGGCAAATCTGTGAAGTGGAACTGTTGCAAGTAATTGCCGACCAGTTAGCGATTGCCATCAAGCAGTCACGGTTATATGCCCAGACCGAGAGACAAGTCCAGGTTGTCAGCACCCAAGCTCAACAATTAGCAGCCACCTCGACTCAATTGCAGGATGCCCTTGGCCGTGTAAACGCCATCATTAAGAGCCTAGCAGATGCCTTGCTCGTCGTAGACTCAGAAGGTAAAATCACCCAAGTTAATCCTGCCTTGCTCCACCTATTCGATTTGGAAGATGCCAAATTAGTTGGTCAAGACTGTCAAGCAGTGCTTCCAAGGGCGTTCGTAGACCTTTTAACGCAGACCAAGAGGAATACTGAAGAAGTTGTTACCTCTGAAGTAGAATTAGCTCATCAACGGATTGGCGAAGCTGTTGCCGCTGCGATTCTCAAAGACTCCGACCCCACTGTAGAAGAAAAAAATCTTTTGATTGGCTGGGTGATCCTGATCCGGGATATTACCTTCGCTAAAGAAGTAGACCGAATGAAGACGGACTTTATTTCCACTGTTTCCCACGAATTGCGGACTCCTCTAACTTCAGTGATTGGATTTGCCAAGCTTATCAAGAAAAAACTAGAAGAAACCGTATTCCCCTTAGTAACGACAGACAATAAGAAAGTCCAGCGCTCAGTTCAACAAGTGTCAGATAACATCAACATTATCGTGGAAGAAGGAGAGCGGCTGAAAAACCTGATCAACGATGTCCTCGATCTTGCCAAGATGGAGGCTGGGAAGGTGGATTGGCAGATGAATCCCCTGTCTGTTAAAGAACTTCTAGAACGGGCGATCGCAGCTACCGCCGCTTTATTTGAACAGAAACAATTAGAACTCATTCAGGAAATTGAACCGGGATTACCAGAAGTTATTGGCGATCGCGATCGCGTGATTCAAGTTGCGATTAATCTCATTTCCAATGCAGTTAAATTTACAGACGAAGGTTATATTATCTGTAGAGCTAGGCGGACGGGTCAAGAGACTACAGTCAGTATCATTGACACCGGCATGGGAATTGCCAAAGAAGACGAGCCAAAGGTGTTTGAAAAATTCAAACAGGTAGGCGACACCCTCACCGACAAACCCAAAGGCACAGGCTTAGGGCTGCCGATTTGTAAAGAAATTGTGGAACATCATGGCGGTCGGATTTGGGTTGAAAGCGAATTTGGCCGAGGCAGTAA
- a CDS encoding GAF domain-containing SpoIIE family protein phosphatase: MIKISLKKLVSKKEVISIIKNSIDALDTPINILDIDGKLLFGEKIDNPLGKYLVELGSEMVGEVIGGEKASLIASLLSDLATQEVEKKSLTGELLDKYREISLLYKLSENLSGNLEIQKVAELVIEEALKLIKATSASVMLLNNEIKKLEIIVTFGTSYNRQTTIEPNQGIIGSVVHTGRAEIVNDVLSDPRCVESENKISSLICAPLKIRDEVIGVINLSSESPVEYTSADFKLLTTLASQAASAIENAIRHKNQIKEAMARTELEKGRQIQTDFLPDQIIQVLGWETAALFEPARQVAGDFYDTFMLPDGCVGLVIADVCDKGVGAALFMALFRSFIRVFSGQTSLQGLTILNNELLTTLNASIDRTEEINITQIHALRAVELTHNYVAQNHSNLNMFATLFFGVLNPVTGLLAYVNGGHEPLAILDASGVKQRLMPTGPAVGIPSNKEFKIQQVYLQPGDILLGYTDGVTDARSPSKQFFTEKKLLSLLQEPAESVAALIERIKVSLITHIASADQFDDITILAIQRTPRR, encoded by the coding sequence ATGATTAAGATCAGTTTAAAAAAACTTGTTTCTAAAAAAGAAGTGATCTCTATCATTAAAAATTCTATAGATGCTCTAGACACCCCTATAAATATCTTAGATATAGATGGCAAATTACTGTTTGGCGAAAAAATAGATAATCCTTTGGGTAAATATCTTGTAGAGCTTGGTAGTGAGATGGTTGGAGAGGTCATTGGCGGCGAGAAAGCTTCTTTGATCGCATCTCTACTAAGCGATTTAGCAACCCAAGAAGTTGAGAAAAAATCGCTAACAGGTGAACTTCTAGATAAATATCGGGAAATCAGCTTGCTGTATAAGCTTTCTGAAAATCTATCTGGCAACTTAGAAATACAGAAAGTTGCAGAATTAGTCATTGAAGAGGCTTTAAAACTCATAAAAGCAACGAGTGCATCAGTTATGTTGCTAAATAATGAGATAAAAAAGCTTGAAATAATAGTAACCTTTGGTACAAGCTACAACCGACAAACAACTATAGAACCTAATCAAGGTATAATTGGCAGCGTAGTTCATACAGGAAGGGCAGAAATTGTCAATGATGTCTTGTCTGATCCCAGGTGTGTTGAGAGTGAGAATAAAATAAGCTCCTTGATTTGCGCCCCTCTGAAGATTAGAGATGAGGTTATTGGTGTAATTAACCTCAGTAGTGAGTCACCTGTTGAATATACATCAGCAGACTTTAAGCTCCTCACTACATTAGCTTCACAGGCTGCTTCTGCGATTGAAAATGCCATCCGTCATAAAAACCAGATCAAAGAGGCAATGGCTCGCACTGAGCTAGAAAAAGGACGGCAAATTCAGACAGATTTTTTGCCCGACCAAATAATACAGGTGCTAGGCTGGGAGACCGCTGCTTTATTTGAGCCTGCCCGTCAAGTTGCCGGAGATTTCTATGATACTTTCATGCTTCCCGATGGCTGTGTAGGACTAGTTATTGCTGATGTGTGCGATAAAGGCGTAGGTGCAGCGCTGTTTATGGCACTTTTCCGCAGTTTCATCCGCGTCTTTTCCGGTCAAACCTCCTTGCAAGGGTTGACCATCCTCAACAATGAATTACTTACCACTTTGAACGCTTCTATTGACCGGACAGAAGAAATCAACATTACCCAAATCCATGCCCTAAGAGCGGTTGAACTCACTCACAACTACGTCGCCCAAAATCATAGCAACTTGAATATGTTTGCCACACTCTTTTTCGGCGTGTTAAATCCGGTCACTGGTTTGCTAGCCTACGTGAATGGCGGACATGAGCCTTTAGCTATTCTTGATGCCTCTGGTGTCAAGCAGCGTCTCATGCCTACTGGCCCTGCTGTTGGTATACCGTCCAATAAAGAGTTTAAAATTCAGCAGGTGTACCTCCAACCGGGCGACATCCTCTTGGGCTATACAGACGGTGTTACTGATGCTCGCAGCCCAAGCAAGCAGTTCTTCACTGAAAAAAAATTACTATCTCTATTACAAGAGCCAGCAGAGTCAGTAGCAGCTTTGATAGAGCGCATCAAAGTGAGCTTAATCACTCATATTGCTTCTGCCGATCAATTCGACGATATTACGATATTAGCTATACAACGAACTCCAAGAAGATAG
- a CDS encoding amino acid ABC transporter substrate-binding protein: protein MYKKIAIPILSLMFTTLMPNLVTAETVMQKVARTGVLTAGTSRDALPFAYVDSQGKLNGYSIDMLTLIKEQLEKDLGKKIKVQLVGLSPSERISKIVKQQVDIVCDASSFTWKRDKQVDFSVSYGVTGTQLLVKKGSNLGSPKSLISKRIGVLAGTTNEQAIAHVQPQAKLVYFKTRAEGYTALQQGTIDAFSSDSILLEGWLQQQKNPDAFVIVPARPYSQEGIACMVPEDNSKFLDTVNYSLVKFMQGFVNGNQRYVAIFDRWFGSQGAVALNRDLRDLVVETMQLVIEFREEVPKSDL from the coding sequence ATGTATAAAAAAATTGCTATTCCTATTTTAAGTCTCATGTTTACAACGCTCATGCCTAATCTGGTAACTGCTGAGACTGTGATGCAAAAAGTAGCCAGAACAGGGGTATTAACAGCTGGTACTAGTAGAGATGCGCTACCTTTTGCTTATGTGGATAGTCAAGGGAAGTTAAATGGTTATTCTATAGATATGCTGACTCTGATTAAAGAGCAATTAGAAAAAGACCTAGGAAAAAAAATTAAAGTGCAATTAGTTGGTCTTAGCCCTTCTGAGCGGATTTCTAAAATAGTTAAGCAACAAGTTGATATTGTGTGTGATGCTAGTAGTTTTACATGGAAGCGAGATAAACAAGTTGACTTTTCTGTCAGCTACGGTGTGACTGGAACCCAATTATTAGTTAAGAAAGGAAGTAATCTAGGTTCTCCTAAATCCCTTATTAGTAAGCGAATTGGTGTGCTGGCGGGAACCACAAATGAGCAGGCGATCGCTCATGTACAGCCCCAAGCTAAGCTGGTGTATTTTAAAACTAGGGCAGAGGGATACACAGCTTTGCAACAGGGTACTATTGATGCTTTCTCATCCGATAGCATTCTTTTAGAGGGATGGCTACAACAGCAAAAAAATCCAGATGCTTTTGTGATTGTACCTGCTCGCCCCTATTCACAAGAAGGGATCGCTTGTATGGTACCAGAAGATAACTCGAAATTCTTGGATACAGTCAACTATTCTCTAGTCAAGTTCATGCAAGGATTCGTCAATGGTAATCAGCGATATGTCGCTATTTTTGACCGTTGGTTTGGATCTCAAGGCGCTGTAGCGCTCAATCGAGATTTACGTGATTTAGTAGTGGAAACTATGCAATTGGTTATAGAATTTCGGGAGGAAGTTCCCAAAAGTGACTTGTGA
- a CDS encoding transposase, whose amino-acid sequence MYQAGAKLVFSKLDQVRHRFRRLIKIWVDGGYRGQNFQHWVIDAYRWILSVVTRHEEQKGFVVLPKRWLVERTFGWFNWCRRLSKDYEILPETTETFVDIAMIRLMLKQLA is encoded by the coding sequence ATTTATCAAGCAGGTGCCAAACTCGTTTTTTCCAAACTCGATCAAGTCCGCCATCGCTTCCGTCGTTTAATCAAGATTTGGGTTGATGGCGGATATCGGGGGCAAAATTTTCAGCATTGGGTTATTGATGCCTATCGATGGATTTTAAGTGTTGTTACCCGCCACGAAGAACAGAAGGGTTTTGTCGTATTACCTAAACGCTGGCTTGTTGAGAGGACTTTTGGTTGGTTTAACTGGTGTCGGCGATTAAGTAAGGATTATGAAATCTTACCAGAAACAACAGAAACTTTTGTTGACATTGCGATGATTCGTCTGATGCTCAAACAACTTGCGTGA
- a CDS encoding J domain-containing protein → MPRKTTVSSQSIKATPLALSQLHIRLEFLEKEHQSLLKQIKRKRTELKNFVEQMRCFGTEFINRATPNFQKMAELDQEIHALFEEIFTTRKFGKQTLKNIEAVYRNLQITGVITVKPNSQQLDTELDESFENEDSQSDFSSSTSEEQHQYWQSQQPVESPSVARTDDQRKIRQTFLKLAEIFHPDKARDSETQKYHTEIMKSINKAYQEGDLARLLEIERSHQSGEVIDNNSEDDLTRRCRTLEQHNQILLAQYENLKQELRLTKNTPEGTMVTDSRKAAKKGIDAMAAIVETMESQINVVSGIRDFVKDFREQKITIKEFLAGPPPLYSLDESIMEDILEQMLSQLMR, encoded by the coding sequence ATGCCTCGAAAAACTACAGTTTCATCGCAATCAATTAAAGCAACCCCCCTGGCTCTGTCTCAATTACATATCCGCTTAGAGTTTCTGGAAAAAGAACACCAATCGCTACTTAAGCAGATCAAGAGAAAGCGCACAGAACTAAAGAACTTTGTCGAACAGATGCGTTGTTTTGGCACAGAATTTATCAATAGAGCTACTCCCAATTTCCAAAAAATGGCTGAGTTAGACCAGGAAATCCATGCTCTGTTTGAGGAAATTTTTACTACTAGAAAGTTTGGTAAGCAAACCCTTAAGAATATAGAAGCAGTTTACCGTAACTTACAGATAACTGGAGTCATCACTGTAAAACCCAATAGCCAACAGTTAGATACAGAGTTAGACGAATCATTTGAAAATGAAGATTCCCAATCAGATTTTTCAAGCTCTACTAGTGAAGAGCAGCATCAATATTGGCAATCGCAACAGCCTGTAGAATCTCCCTCTGTAGCCAGAACAGATGACCAAAGAAAAATTCGTCAAACATTTTTGAAATTAGCTGAAATCTTTCACCCTGATAAAGCCAGAGACAGTGAAACACAGAAGTATCACACAGAAATTATGAAATCAATCAATAAAGCCTACCAAGAGGGGGATTTAGCAAGACTTCTTGAAATTGAACGAAGTCACCAATCTGGGGAAGTAATTGACAATAATAGCGAGGATGATTTAACTCGTAGATGCCGAACTCTAGAACAGCACAATCAAATTCTCCTGGCTCAATACGAAAACTTGAAACAGGAACTGCGTTTGACAAAAAATACTCCAGAAGGAACGATGGTTACTGATTCTCGGAAAGCTGCTAAAAAAGGTATTGACGCTATGGCTGCGATCGTAGAAACAATGGAATCTCAAATTAACGTCGTTTCTGGGATTCGGGATTTTGTTAAGGATTTTAGAGAACAGAAAATCACTATTAAAGAATTTCTCGCTGGCCCACCACCTCTGTACTCCTTAGACGAGTCAATTATGGAAGATATTTTGGAGCAGATGTTGTCACAATTAATGAGATAG
- a CDS encoding MGMT family protein: MPIEKGSVLNLFVKQQHKAAMKEVEEINLKRGHGIEGDINANPSSPRQVLVIRYENIVDLAIPPGGLRENIVITGIKPENFAPGSLISFDSGAAIRLTFHCEPCKHIAHLVDSLKRLQAKRGILGVVINSGIINVGNHVQIQTDKFPALPESPYARFLEFIVKVPAGKVVTYKQIIQAIGVDNSYLRAIPIYLKKTSADDYPIHRILDSQGYLIKYTPNQKHKLESEGIQILNKLDLATSSIRYSVDYSKYSNKDINIYLD; the protein is encoded by the coding sequence ATGCCTATTGAAAAGGGTTCTGTTTTAAATCTTTTTGTTAAACAGCAACATAAAGCAGCAATGAAAGAAGTTGAGGAAATCAACTTAAAAAGAGGTCATGGTATTGAAGGAGATATTAATGCAAATCCTAGCAGCCCTAGACAAGTCTTAGTTATAAGATATGAAAATATTGTAGATTTGGCAATTCCACCAGGAGGATTACGAGAGAATATTGTCATAACTGGGATAAAACCTGAGAATTTTGCTCCTGGTTCTCTCATAAGTTTTGATAGTGGGGCTGCTATTCGTTTGACTTTCCATTGTGAGCCATGCAAACATATAGCCCATTTGGTTGATTCCTTAAAGCGTCTTCAAGCTAAAAGAGGCATTTTAGGTGTGGTTATCAATTCAGGTATAATTAATGTTGGAAATCATGTTCAGATTCAAACTGATAAATTTCCTGCCTTGCCTGAAAGTCCTTATGCACGATTTCTTGAATTTATCGTCAAAGTACCAGCAGGCAAAGTAGTAACTTACAAACAGATAATTCAAGCTATCGGAGTAGATAACAGCTACCTGAGAGCTATTCCTATTTATCTGAAAAAAACATCTGCTGATGATTACCCAATTCATAGAATTTTAGATTCTCAAGGTTATTTAATAAAATATACTCCCAATCAAAAGCATAAATTAGAGTCTGAAGGTATTCAAATTCTGAATAAATTAGATTTAGCTACTAGTTCAATTAGATATTCTGTAGATTATAGTAAATATTCAAACAAAGATATAAACATTTATCTTGATTAA